The Bacteroidota bacterium genomic sequence ATGTGAAATTCGTCTGTGGCTCCGACGAACACGGGGTGCCCATAACTATCAAAGCCCGGCAGGAAGGAGTCTCTCCACAGGTAATTGTTGACAAGTACAATAAAATTATTAAGGATTCATTTGCGGAGTTTGGCATTTCGTTTGACATTTATTCGCGTACCACTTCCAAAACCCATGCAAAGACTGCATCCGAATTTTTCCGCAATTTGTATGACAAAGGATTGTTCATTGAAAAGACTTCCGAACAATATTATGATGAAGAGGCTCAGCAGTTCCTGGCCGACCGTTATATCTCCGGCACCTGTCCTCATTGTGGAAACGAAAATGCTTATGGCGACCAATGCGAAAAATGTGGTACTTCCCTTAATGCCACTGACCTGATTAACCCGCATTCGACCATCAGCGGGAGCAAACCTGTTCTGAAAAGTACCAAACACTGGTTTCTGCCTCTCGACAAATATGAAGCATGGCTTAGAAAATGGATACTCGAAGATCATAAGGAATGGAAGACCAATGTTTACGGGCAGTGTAAATCATGGCTCGATCAGGGCTTACAACCCAGGGCTGTCAGCCGCGACCTTGACTGGGGAATTCCTGTCCCTGTTGACGGGGCAACCGGTAAAGTTCTTTATGTATGGTTTGATGCTCCTATAGGCTACATTTCTGCAACCAAGGATTTGACGACGGATTGGGAAAAATATTGGAAAGATCAGGACACCAAGCTGGTCCATTTTATCGGGAAAGACAATATCGTTTTCCATTGCATCATTTTCCCTTCCATGCTGAAGGCCGACGGTTCATATATCCTGCCCGATAATGTACCTGCCAATGAGTTTTTGAACCTGGAGGGGGATAAA encodes the following:
- the metG gene encoding methionine--tRNA ligase, with the translated sequence MKEYKRYLLTAALPYANGPVHIGHLAGVYVPADIYARYLRLNGEDVKFVCGSDEHGVPITIKARQEGVSPQVIVDKYNKIIKDSFAEFGISFDIYSRTTSKTHAKTASEFFRNLYDKGLFIEKTSEQYYDEEAQQFLADRYISGTCPHCGNENAYGDQCEKCGTSLNATDLINPHSTISGSKPVLKSTKHWFLPLDKYEAWLRKWILEDHKEWKTNVYGQCKSWLDQGLQPRAVSRDLDWGIPVPVDGATGKVLYVWFDAPIGYISATKDLTTDWEKYWKDQDTKLVHFIGKDNIVFHCIIFPSMLKADGSYILPDNVPANEFLNLEGDK